The Actinomadura graeca nucleotide sequence CGCGACGGCGTTCGCGGCGGTCAGGCCGGGCAGGACGCGCACCGGCACGTCCTTCCAGCGGTCCTCGGCGGCCACCTCCAGGACGGCGGCGGCCATCGCGAACACGCCCGGGTCGCCGGAGGACACCACCGCGACCCGCCGCCCGCGCTCGGCCAGCGCCAGCGCGAACTCGGCCCGCTCGGACTCCACCCGGTTGTCGGTGGCGTGCCGGGCCTGCCGGGGGTTGGCGGGGACGCGCGCCAGGTAGGGCGCGTAGCCGACCAGGTCGTCGGCGGCGGCCAGGGCGTCCTGCGCCTCGGGGGTGAGCCACGCGCGGCCCGCGGGGCCGAGGCCGACGACCGCGACCTCGCCGGGGCCGCCCGCCGCCGCGGGCTCCGGCAGGCTCCGGCGCGTCCGCTCGTGCACCCGGCTGGGCAGGACCGCGACGGAGAAGTACGGGACGGTCGCGGGGTCCACGTCGGCGAGCGGCAGGGCGCGCCTCCGGCCGGTGGTGGCGCGCTCGACGTACCAGGCGTCGTCCAGGCGGCCCGCCTCCTCCAGGGCCCGCCGCACGCCGCCGAACGTCCGGCCGAGCTTGAGGACGGCGGCCGAGTCGGTCGCGGCGAGGCGGCGGGCCAGCTCGTCCGGCGGCAGCGTCCCCGGCAGGACGGTCAGCACCTCGTCGCGCTCGACGAGCGGCCTGCCCAGGTCGGCGCACGCGCCGCTGACCGAGGTGACGCCCGGCACCACCGTCGTCGGGTACCGGCCGTCGAGGCGCTTGTGGAGGTGCATGTAGGAGCCGTAGAAGAACGGGTCGCCCTCGCAGAGCACGACCACGTCGCGCCCGGCGTCGAGGTGCCCGGCGAGGCGTGCCGCGCACCGGTCGTAGAACTCCTCCAGGACCCGCCGGTAGTCCCCGGTCGCCTCCGTCGTCACCGGGTAGATCAGGGGTTCCTCGACCTGCCCGTCCCGCAGGTGGCCCTCGGCGATCGACCGGGCGATGCTGCGCCCGTGCCGCGCCGAGTGGTAGACGACCACGTCCGCGGCGGCGATGAGCCGGGCCGCCTTGAGCGTGATCAGCTCGGGGTCGCCGGGGCCGAGGCCCACGCCGTACAGGTGTCCGGTCATCACTCTTCCTCGCTGGCGATGGCGTTGACCGCGGCGGCGGCCATGGCGCTGCCGCCCCGCCGCCCGTGCACGACCAGGTGGGGCAGCCCGGACGCGGCGAGGGCCTGCTTGGACTCGGCCGCGCCGATGAAGCCCACCGGGACGCCGATGACCGCCGCCGGGACGCCCGCCCCGCCGGCGACCATCTCCAGCAGGCGGAACAGGGCCGTCGGCGCGTTGCCGATGGCCACCACCGACCCGGCGAGCCTGTCCCGCCACAGTTCCAGGGCCGCGGCGCTGCGGGTGGTGCCGAGGTCCCTCGCCAGCCCCGGCACGCGCGGGTCGCCGAGCGTGCAGACGACGTCGTTGTCCTTCGGCAGCCTCGCGCGCGTCACCCCGGCGGCGACCATGCGCGCGTCGCACAGGACGGGCCGCCCGTCCAGCAGCGCCGCCCGCGCCGCGGCGACGGCGCCGGGCGTGTACTCCAGGTCCTCCACCAGGTCGGTCATCCCGCACGCGTGGATCATGCGGACGGCGACCCGGGCGACGTCCCCGGGGAGCCCCGCGAGGTCCGCCTCCGCCCTGATGGTCGCGAACGACCGCCGGTAGATCTCCGCGCCGTCGCGGACGTAGTCGATCACTCGCTCCTCCGTGTCGTCGCGACGGCCGCCGCCGTCGCCGTCAGGCCCCCCGGGCGCGCCGTCCCGTCGAGCCGCACCTCGTAGCCGCCGGGGGTCGCCACGACCGCCACGTGCCGGTCGGCCGGGCGGCCGCACTGCCGTTCGCAGCCCGACCAGTGCACCGGCAACCCGCCCGCCGGGCCCCTGGCCCGGGCGGCGTCGGCGCGGACGTCGGTCAGCGACCTGGCGCAGCCCGGCCGTCCCGCGCAGGAGGTCAGTCCCTCCCACTCCGGTGTGGTGACCAGGCCAGGGAAGTGTGGCACGTCGGTGAGGTCCGGGATCACGACCCCCCTCCACGGCGTGATGATGATCTCTTCGGCGTCCCGGAGCGGCGCGGGGTCGAGGCGGCCGAGCGGGACGAGCGCGGAGAACGCCGTCCGCCCGTCGCGCTGCGCGATCCGGCCGGCCGGCGTGCGCCGGGGCGCCGCAGGGACGGGCACCGGGTCCTCGCGCGGGCCGGCCAGCGGGAGGGCGCCGGGAAGCTCCGCCACACGCCACTCGCCCGTCCGGACGCGCAGGAACGTCCGGGCGGCGTCGAGCGCGAGCGCGACCGCGCCGTCCGGGCCGGCCCGCAGGCCGCTGTCGGCCCCGGCGAGGACGAGGGCGAAGCGGTCGTGACGCGTCGCGTAGAGGCCCACGTCCGCGCGCATCGCGATGACGTCGCCGCGCCCGTCGTCCAGCGCGAACAGGAACCGCCCCGGCAGCTCCGCGAGCCCGGGGTCGGCGCGGAGCGCAGCGTCCAGCTCGGCCACGAGGGGACGGACGTCCAGCAGCCCGCCGCCGTCCCGTCCGCTCAGGACGCTGGCGACGATGTTGCGGACCCGCTCGTGCGTGTCGGACGGCAGCAGACCGGCGGCCCTCAGGCGGGCGCCCAGCTCGCGCTCCGCGCCGTCCGCCAGCCCCCTCACCTGCACGTTCGCGCGGGATGTCAGCTCCAGGAACCCGTCGCCCAGTTCCCGCGAGGCGTCCGCCAGCGCCGTGAGGCGGGGCCTGTCCAGCGCGCCGCCGGGCAGCCGGACGCGCGCGAGGCCCCCGTCGGCGGCGGGATGCACCCGCAGAGCACCCGGACATCCGTCCACCCCAGACCGCATGACCGGATCCTACGGCG carries:
- a CDS encoding precorrin-2 C(20)-methyltransferase, which translates into the protein MTGHLYGVGLGPGDPELITLKAARLIAAADVVVYHSARHGRSIARSIAEGHLRDGQVEEPLIYPVTTEATGDYRRVLEEFYDRCAARLAGHLDAGRDVVVLCEGDPFFYGSYMHLHKRLDGRYPTTVVPGVTSVSGACADLGRPLVERDEVLTVLPGTLPPDELARRLAATDSAAVLKLGRTFGGVRRALEEAGRLDDAWYVERATTGRRRALPLADVDPATVPYFSVAVLPSRVHERTRRSLPEPAAAGGPGEVAVVGLGPAGRAWLTPEAQDALAAADDLVGYAPYLARVPANPRQARHATDNRVESERAEFALALAERGRRVAVVSSGDPGVFAMAAAVLEVAAEDRWKDVPVRVLPGLTAANAVAARIGAPLGHDYCVLSLSDRLKPWDVVEARLAAAAAADLVIAIYNPASRTRTAQLAKARDVLLAHRSPDTPVVIGRDVGGAEESVRVVRLEDLTADGVDMRCLLLVGSSRTRAAERGDGATTVFTPRRYP
- a CDS encoding precorrin-8X methylmutase, with protein sequence MIDYVRDGAEIYRRSFATIRAEADLAGLPGDVARVAVRMIHACGMTDLVEDLEYTPGAVAAARAALLDGRPVLCDARMVAAGVTRARLPKDNDVVCTLGDPRVPGLARDLGTTRSAAALELWRDRLAGSVVAIGNAPTALFRLLEMVAGGAGVPAAVIGVPVGFIGAAESKQALAASGLPHLVVHGRRGGSAMAAAAVNAIASEEE
- a CDS encoding nitrite/sulfite reductase; protein product: MRSGVDGCPGALRVHPAADGGLARVRLPGGALDRPRLTALADASRELGDGFLELTSRANVQVRGLADGAERELGARLRAAGLLPSDTHERVRNIVASVLSGRDGGGLLDVRPLVAELDAALRADPGLAELPGRFLFALDDGRGDVIAMRADVGLYATRHDRFALVLAGADSGLRAGPDGAVALALDAARTFLRVRTGEWRVAELPGALPLAGPREDPVPVPAAPRRTPAGRIAQRDGRTAFSALVPLGRLDPAPLRDAEEIIITPWRGVVIPDLTDVPHFPGLVTTPEWEGLTSCAGRPGCARSLTDVRADAARARGPAGGLPVHWSGCERQCGRPADRHVAVVATPGGYEVRLDGTARPGGLTATAAAVATTRRSE